Proteins co-encoded in one Dreissena polymorpha isolate Duluth1 chromosome 12, UMN_Dpol_1.0, whole genome shotgun sequence genomic window:
- the LOC127854258 gene encoding uncharacterized protein LOC127854258 isoform X1, with protein sequence MESVWNCVFVCVLMSLFPTVSGQWGWMLPPAYTCIERPVQAVCHMVPNPNYQVGNIQGLVVFTQRITCFGHYALQVKVSVTGLPSDGNWTYHGFHVHESGDMSRGCESMGPHFNPYRTQHGSPADPANRRHVGALGNMVKDPFGNMQGAIFDNLASLVGPTSILHRGVVLHEGQDDLGRGGNEESLRTGNSGRRLACCYIQPL encoded by the exons ATGGAATCTGTGTGGAATTGTGTATTCGTTTGTGTCTTAATGTCGCTCTTCCCGACGGTCAGTGGTCAGTGGGGCTGGATGCTGCCGCCCGCATACACGTGCATAGAGAGGCCAG TGCAGGCTGTATGCCATATGGTCCCCAACCCGAACTACCAAGTGGGTAACATTCAAGGATTGGTGGTCTTCACTCAACGCATA ACATGCTTCGGCCACTACGCTCTTCAAGTGAAAGTGAGCGTAACCGGCCTCCCGTCGGACGGTAACTGGACGTACCACGGGTTCCACGTACACGAGTCCGGGGACATGTCTCGGGGCTGCGAGTCAATGGGCCCGCACTTCAATCCGTACCGCACCCAGCACGGCTCCCCAGCGGATCCCGCCAA TCGGCGACACGTTGGCGCTTTAGGCAACATGGTCAAGGACCCGTTCGGAAACATGCAGGGCGCCATTTTTGACAACCTGGCCAGCCTCGTGGGTCCCACCTCCATCTTGCATCGCGGGGTTGTG TTACATGAGGGCCAAGATGATCTAGGTCGCGGCGGAAATGAGGAAAGTCTGCGCACGGGGAACTCCGGACGCCGCCTCGCCTGTTGCTACATACAGCCGCTGTAG
- the LOC127854258 gene encoding uncharacterized protein LOC127854258 isoform X2 — MVANNQTHVRWGQGLTPGPLVQAVCHMVPNPNYQVGNIQGLVVFTQRITCFGHYALQVKVSVTGLPSDGNWTYHGFHVHESGDMSRGCESMGPHFNPYRTQHGSPADPANRRHVGALGNMVKDPFGNMQGAIFDNLASLVGPTSILHRGVVLHEGQDDLGRGGNEESLRTGNSGRRLACCYIQPL; from the exons ATGGTGGCCAACAACCAAACTCACGTGCGCTGGGGACAGGGATTGACCCCGGGTCCCCTAG TGCAGGCTGTATGCCATATGGTCCCCAACCCGAACTACCAAGTGGGTAACATTCAAGGATTGGTGGTCTTCACTCAACGCATA ACATGCTTCGGCCACTACGCTCTTCAAGTGAAAGTGAGCGTAACCGGCCTCCCGTCGGACGGTAACTGGACGTACCACGGGTTCCACGTACACGAGTCCGGGGACATGTCTCGGGGCTGCGAGTCAATGGGCCCGCACTTCAATCCGTACCGCACCCAGCACGGCTCCCCAGCGGATCCCGCCAA TCGGCGACACGTTGGCGCTTTAGGCAACATGGTCAAGGACCCGTTCGGAAACATGCAGGGCGCCATTTTTGACAACCTGGCCAGCCTCGTGGGTCCCACCTCCATCTTGCATCGCGGGGTTGTG TTACATGAGGGCCAAGATGATCTAGGTCGCGGCGGAAATGAGGAAAGTCTGCGCACGGGGAACTCCGGACGCCGCCTCGCCTGTTGCTACATACAGCCGCTGTAG